A window of Purpureocillium takamizusanense chromosome 13, complete sequence genomic DNA:
TAAAGATAATATATGGTGAGACCAGTGGGTCCAGCCGCGCCCGGAACAgtggccgggccggggccCGACCCCTATTCCTCGTGTGTGTGCCACGTAGCTAGATAGATCATCAACAGCGGCATCACATATGGATGCATATGCATGCCTTAGTCCGTGAACTCTCCACAATACATTTGCTTCGGACCGCTTATCGTTACTCTGGAGAGCAATGACAACCTTTAGGGGCTACTCGTGGCTTAGGACTTGGGGATTTGGTGTCTGGTGCACATGAGTCGCTGTGGAAACTCATCTTCAACACCATTATGGGGGAACCGGGGCGCGGCACCTGAAAGAGCTCTTTGCATGGCTAGCGAGCTTCACACGAACACGTCGGTTCAATTGAGGCCATATTCGTTAACCTCGAGCAATAGTTGTGCCAATGCATCACCGTCCAGGGGTCGGAGGCTTTCGGCTTCGAAGCCCCAATGACGAAAATTCCGCTGGATGTGCTCGGAGACTCGCGAGCCCACTGAGAAACTTGCTCTTTGAGGAGGACCTCGAATTCACCGCTAATGCCATAGATTGGAGTGAGCCTGATCACTTCCCTGTCATTGTTCAGGATACCTTGAGCGAGCTGAAACGTTCTTGCAATACCCAAGCCAGCCGTAGTGGGGATGACATATTCATTCATGTTGGGTATCCAGCGACTAAAATTGGAGCGTGCCGAGGAATAAGACTGTGTCGCCTGGTGCAAGGGCATGGACGTAATTACTCATTTTGCCTTCTCGGCATCTTTTAACCCAGATTTCCAAGTACTCGCATTGTCCAAGTTAAGATATTCAGCTTGTGGATCAGGTTCGATGTCGAAACATAGTGCCATGCGACTTTGCATGATTTGGCCAGGCCGCGGTGAGAACGGCGCCTAAATGTTTGCCGATCAGGGATGTGTATCAGAAACAGGGTACATCTGGAACGACTTAGAGCAGTGGCTTAGTCCGCTGATGGCATTTGAGGACGAAAGCACAAGCCTGAGGCGCTTGGTAGTCGGGCTGGCAGCCTCGTGACCATGGAGTCGCAGAAAGAGGAAGCTAGAACGAACCCGTCTGAACGTGATTCGGCGTTCTCAGTGGCATtggcgagggccagggctATACATGAAGAGGTTTGCCTTGCTGAAATAAGGGTACAAGGGGCATATAAATAGACCGGAGCGTACTAGAGCAAGGGGAGATACACTGAAAAGCATCAAGTCCAAAGGAGCTACCCTTCGGCTAGCGGTATATTAAGTCAAGTGATGCGCAAAAATTTCAACGCACAGATTACGATTGGGAAACGCCAATGAGCCCGCTCTTATAATGGCGCCGTGAATTTTAGTAAATCGCAATAAATTGAGAAGATAATATTGAATCATTAGCCATATATTAAGGCAGGATATTCGCTAATCCTAACGAATCTCACGAAGCAGAGCCGCTGATCTGATATCAACGGGATAGAGTATCTCCACAACAATTGCCGGCCGCGCTGTCGTAGGCTATACAAACCACCGGTATCGATCTAGCACAAGGAAGGGTCTTTAATCGGCAAAGGGGCTTCAGGCACGCCTGATGCATGGCCGGATGTATCTTTGACATGAGCTATGGCTTCAACGCAAGAGCAACGTGCAGGTAGCTAGACTTCCATACATCAACAGCCCCGACATGACAGCATTTAAGTGGTTCCTGGCACCGTCGTTGACTATATTGACAGTCATCGTAATTTATGAGACGAATTATGTTTCTAACCTGCATTTCACAATGACCAGCACAGGGTGTAAGTGGACACTAGATACTTGTAATAGCCGGGCACTTTAAGGCATGATACCACGTGCATTTAGTACACTGCAGGGCTATATGGGTGATATGCGCCGCGGAATGATTGACCATACGGAGGATACCGGGCCTCCTTATTTTCGCTCGGAAACGGCACAAAGTCACCATGAACCGGACCCCGCGACCGGAGTCCGGACCTCCCCAGCAAAATTTCCCGAAACGGGCTAATAAAGCCTACTACATCACGACCACGCTAATGTAGGTCAGTAGTTCACCCAGTCGCGAAATGTCTCTAGCACAAGGAAGTAGAAGGAACGATGACAATTATGACAGAACAGCATATACACGCATTTTAAAAGATCCTCCTCGCTCTGGGCTTTACTGCGACCTCATTCCTAGTAGGTAAGACTTTCTGAATGCCTTCCTCAGGTTGTCATAGAGCTCAAGTTTAGTGCGCAGGCAGCCAGCTAAGCTTGTCACATGTTTCAGTAGCTGCAATACTTGGCTCAGGAACAGGTCCCCGTCTGCCTACATGTAATGCCGCTCTACGAGACCAGCTCATGGTCCTGTTCTATCGCGGCATGCATGTATGCCCCAcgtcggccgtcgtcgcaggcGTGGCATATCTCGGCAATGCTGGCATCACAGCGTATTGCTAAGGCAATCCATATTCTAGGCTGTCAAGGCGCGTGTTGAAGCTCACTTTGGCAGATTCGTTGGCACTTGAAATCATGCCGTACACCCTTTCAGTGATAGCCCCTCGGGAGGACAAGTTATGACGTTTCGAAGAATGGCATCAACATCGAGCAGGTTCGTTTGTTAATCACCTCGCCAGTGTCAATGAGGATTTCTGGTTTTTCCAGTGCCAACGAGGTACGTGTTGGTGCCTTGTAGTTGGAATGGGCCAGGGTTGCCCCCAAGTATGCCAATTACTCTGTCGCTAACGGGCGCGTATCCGGCAGTGGCGGAATGACAGTTTtttgggaggggggccacTATTCCCATGCACAGACATTAATGCTCCCTATGCTTCGTGTCATCTTTGCCGGTGCCTTTAGAAGTTGATTGTTATTTCTCCACGGCGGAGCCAAAAGCAAAGGGAGATTTTGACAATGTTGGTAGGATTGGTCAGATTAGCGGTGTTCGGGGCCTCGCGGCATGAAGGGTGGGTTATCTACCGAGCTAGGCTCTCGGGACAAAGATGCGGGAAACGTTACAGAGCTTGAACCCCACACGGCCCGCTGCCCGTGTCCGGACTCCGGTGGAGGGCCATCGCACAAAAATGATAGGACTCCTGTAGCAAATATTGCCTGCCCTTAAAGAACCAGGGGACCAGGTCATAGATATGAACGAACAGTGCGCACTTTTCATTGCGCCATATCTTCACCAAGTGGGGAGCCTAGGATCACATCACCCTGGGAACTGACTCCACAGTCACTTACGCAGACCTAGCTGGAAAGCTGGATGCCGAGGAGTCCCTAGTCAGACGAGTTGGCGGAGTTCTCGTCTAACAGGGTATCTTACGCCAAATCAGCACAGACGGAATTGCGCATACGCCAAAAACAGGCCAGCCCTTCGGACTTGACTGCGAATGATGGTATGTTGTATCAACTGGCACACAGATCTTTGTTGGGTACATTCACTCTGACAAGGCCATATCTAGCGGGGAAATGTCCTTGATCCCACACATGTCTATCCCGCAATATTTTGAACACCATGGCCGTACAGAGCCACAAAATCTCAGCCAAGCTCCCGTAACCTTTGCCTACGGGCACCCTGAGATGGGCGTATGTAAAACGATTGGCCATGATTCCGCTTGAGCCGCACATTTCTCCAAGCAGATGGAAGCAATACAGACCAGAATGCCCATAGTGAGCATCTATAGCCTTGACTGACTCGTCAACGTCATTCAGAACGAACCCGCGGAACACAAGGTCCGCGTCAATGCTGTCGAAGCAATGACACCTTGCATGGTACAAAAGTATCCGGGTCTCATTGACTACGTTGGATGTTTCATTCCGTCCATGATTGCCCTGGGCTCCCTAtgcacggcacggcgccgtgccggtgGTGTTCAAAGACCGGATTCCGGAGCTGGAGTCTGGACCGCCACACCAATTAGCGTCAATATTCCGACAGACATGGCTAGGTAGCGATTACAGTTCTGACAGAACGCAAACCGTATATGCTCTGCAAGCCCCTATAGACATTGCCACGACGTCCCCCTTTGCAATTAAATGCTTGAAGTGCATCTAGAAAGTTCAATGCTATCATGCTAAAACATAGAGGAGATGTAGCTCAACAAGCTCACTTTATTATTAGGGCAAGAAATTAGCTCTCTCGGCGGTGCTAGTAGCGCCGTTGTCACCGACTGCCGCCTTGTTGTGACTCCCGAGCCTTCGGCAACATGAACCGTCAGCTTGCGTCCGTTGTCGGGCGGCCCACAAAAGCGATGCGTTGCTCTCAAAGCTGAAGCCGCGCTTGGGTAATACGGGAAGAGTCACAACCCGAGCACTTTCGAAGCATCACACTCATGCTACGAGTTTATGCGTCTGCCTCCCTACGGTGCAGATCGTGAACGAGGCCCATCATAAACAGGCGCAATGTCTTCAACGATAGAGATCAGCCTGCAGGACAATCCGTCCACGTCGACCACGCAGACGGAAGGCGCCCGCTACCGCCCTCAAAGAAGCCAAATTTCCTCGTCAGAAGATGCCCTCCTCGCATCCGAGCAGGTCGATTCGACTGTGCCGGATGGCGGCTACGGCTGGGTCATTgtcgcgagcggcgccgcgatCTTATGGTGGTCCGTCGGCACGACGTACGCTTGGGGCGTGATCCAAGAAGCCCTCGTCGAAGAGGGCCTTTCTGGCCCAGCCGTGCTGTCCTTTGTGGGCTCGCTGGGTGCCGCGCTCGTTTCGGTCTTTGCGATATTCAATGCTTGGCTGGTGCGATTTGTGGGCGTCCGGGCGATTGGCATGGCCGGCATTGGCTtcatgggcggcagcgagatCCTGAGCAGCTTCGCCACGAAGAATGTCGGGGCTTTGTTCTTTACGTCCGGCTTCCTGTACGGTGTCGGTGCGAGGTGAGGATGCCCACATCGATTGACGGTCATTGCTCGCTAACCGAGACTCCATCAGCCTCTGCTTTGTTGTAAGGTCTCTCCTCCGGGCTTTTGGAGAACGAGCAACAGTTGACACCCGCGATGCACAGGTGATTAGTCGGATCCCCGCGCAGTACTTCAAGGCGAAACGAGGACTGGCAAATGGTCTCATCTTCGCGGGCAGCGGCTTTGGCGGGGCAGCCATCAGCTTCAGCGTCGACCGTCTCATTCAGAACGTCGGGCTCCCCTGGACATTTCGCATCCTGGGCTTCGCCACTCTGGTAACAGGCTTGCCCGCTGCATGGTTCATGAAGGATCGCGTCGCGGTGCCATGGCCTGGTTTCGTGGAATGGTAATGCTTCCCGAAGACGTCGGCGACAATCGTCCTGTCCCTACTAGCAAATCGTGAAACTGACTCACGCGCTCCTGCCAGGCGGCTGTTCAAGTCTGCGACGTTTAACCTCATCTTCTTCGCATCAGCCATCGGGACGTTTCCGTTATACGTGCCTCCATTCTTCATCCCGCTGTACACAAAGGCATCGGGTCTGTCCTCCAGTACGGGCGCGGGACTGGTCGCGGGCTTCACCCTCGCGTCTGCCGTCGGTCGCATCATATGCGGTTTGGCTTGCGACCGGATCGGTGCCGTCAACACGCTCATTGCCTCGCTCATCTTGACAGGCGTCAGCATGCTTGCGAT
This region includes:
- a CDS encoding uncharacterized protein (EggNog:ENOG503NXJD~TransMembrane:12 (i54-76o96-116i123-142o148-169i181-201o213-232i253-271o291-311i318-339o345-372i384-406o418-438i)~COG:G), whose translation is MSSTIEISLQDNPSTSTTQTEGARYRPQRSQISSSEDALLASEQVDSTVPDGGYGWVIVASGAAILWWSVGTTYAWGVIQEALVEEGLSGPAVLSFVGSLGAALVSVFAIFNAWLVRFVGVRAIGMAGIGFMGGSEILSSFATKNVGALFFTSGFLYGVGASLCFVVISRIPAQYFKAKRGLANGLIFAGSGFGGAAISFSVDRLIQNVGLPWTFRILGFATLVTGLPAAWFMKDRVAVPWPGFVEWRLFKSATFNLIFFASAIGTFPLYVPPFFIPLYTKASGLSSSTGAGLVAGFTLASAVGRIICGLACDRIGAVNTLIASLILTGVSMLAIWPASHTLGPLVVFVLVSGAASGGFFSTMPTVVSNVFGSARVSIAMSMTITGWVGGYLMGAPIAGYLLQAYGGADGGLKAYRPAMFYAGALSLLSAAMVIVARWRLSKSPLARV